The following DNA comes from Streptomyces sp. NBC_00690.
CGGCGCGGGCAAGTCCACGCAGGTCGAGGCCCTCGCGCGATGGATCCGCGCAAAGGGCCACGAGGTCGTCGTCACCCGTGAACCCGGCGCCACCCCTGTGGGCAAGCGGCTGAGGTCGATCCTGCTCGATGTGTCATCCGCGGGACTCTCCAACCGTGCCGAGGCCCTGCTGTACGCCGCCGACCGCGCGGAACACGTCGACTCGGTGGTGCGGCCCGCCCTCGAAAGGGGCGCGATCGTCATCTCCGACCGGTATATCGACTCCTCGGTCGCCTATCAGGGCGCGGGCCGTGATCTGTCGCCGACGGAGATCGCCCGTATCTCGCGCTGGGCGACGGACGGTCTGGTGCCGAATCTGACGGTCCTGCTCGACGTCTCGCCCGCGACCGCGCGGGAGCGGTTCACCGAGGCCCCGGACCGGCTGGAGTCGGAGCCGGCCGAGTTCCACGGACGGGTGCGCTCCGGATTCCTGACGCTCGCCGCTGGCGACCCCGGACGCTATCTCGTGGTGGATGCGGGACAGGACCCCGAAGCCGTGACCACGGTCGTACGCCACCGGCTCGACCAGTTGCTCCCCCTCTCCGAAGCCGAGGTACGGGCCCAGGAGGAGGCCCGTCGCAAGGCGGAGGAAGAGCTGCGCCGCAAGGCCGAGGAGGAAGCCGCCCGCAAGGCCGAGGAAGAACGGCTGGAGCGCGTGCGTGAGGAGCAGCTCGCGAAGCTCCGCGCCGAGGAGGAGGCCCGCCGCAAGGCCGAGGAGGAGGCCGCACGCCAGCGCGAGGAGGAGCGCAAGGCGGAAGAGGCCCGTCAGCGTGCCGAGGAGGAGCGCCGGGCGGCCGAGGAGGAGCGGCGCAGGCGGGAGGCCGAGGAACGGGCGAAGCACGAGGAGCAGGAGCGACTGCGCAGGCTCGCCGAGGAGCAGGCACGGCTGCGCGCCGAGGCCGAGGAACGGCGGCTGGAGAAGCAGCGCAGGGCTGAGGAGGCCCTGCTGCGAGCTGAAGAGGCCCGCTTGCTCGCCGAAGCGGCTGCGGCGGCCAAGGCTGCGAAGGAGGCGGCGGAGGCTCAGGCGGCTGAGGAAGCTGCCGCGAAGGTCAGGGCTGCGGAGGAAGCGGCTGCCGCGAAGGCTCGCGCGGCGGAGCGAGCTGCCGCGAAGGCCAGGGCTGAGGAAGCAGCGGTTGCGGCGGAGGCCGCCCGGGAGTCCGCGGCTCGGGAAGCCGAGCAAACTGAGCGAGCCAAGCGATCTGAGCGATCTGAGCGATCTGGGCATGCTCAGGATGGCAGTGCGGGAACGGCTCGCGGTGCCACCGCGAAGAGCGGGGTGACCTCGGGCCATGAGGTGACCGTGCCGACGCCGATCGTGGACCCGACCGACCCGACCGACCCGACCGACCCGTCCGCCCAGGAGATCACCGTGCCCACCCCCGTGGTGGGACCCAATGATGTGACGCAGGAGGTCCCCAAGATCTCCGGGAGTGCTCCTGCGGATCGTGAACTGGACGAGACCGCGGTTCTGCCGCCAGTCCGTGACGAGCGGCTGGACGAGACCGCGGTTCTGCCACCCGTCCGTGACGAGCGGCTGGACGAGACGGCCGTACTGCCGCCGGTGCGGGACGAAGAGCCGACCGATCGGGTGCCTCCGGGGATCTTCCGGGACGAGCAGCCGAAGCGTCGGCCGGCCGGTTCGGCCCGCTCGACGGGTTCGGGCGGCCGGGGCACCGGTCGCAAGCCGCGGTCGGATTCCGGTCCGACCTCCCGCCCCCGGTCTGCGGAGGAGCCGCGATTGTCGTCCGCGGGGTCGGGTCTCGTGGGGCCCAACGACCGCACGCGGGAGCTGCCCCAGATCGACCCGGACACCGGGCGTCCGCGCCGCCGTTCGGACTGGGCGGAGGAGACCCCCCTCGACGATCTGCCGACGCTCGCCGATGAACTGTTCGGTTCCCAAGGGGACGACGACGAGCGGGGCAACGGCCCTGGCCGTCGGCGCGGGCGATAGCAGAAGCGGGCCCTCCGTCGGCTGGGCTGTCACTGCCTCAGCGGCTCCCGTACGGGAGCCGCTGACGTCTCGGTGGACGGCACTGTCAGTCCCCTGGCGCACAATGGGAGCCCTCAGCACAGAAGGCAGGTGACCGGCAGATGGCGGTTTGGGATGACCTCGTCGGCCAGGAGCGGGTGCACAAGCAGCTCAGCGCCGCTGCCCGTGACGCCGATGCGCTCGTCACCGCCGAGGCCAGTGGGGAAACCCTCGCCGACACCTCCACGATGACGCATGCGTGGTTGTTCACTGGCCCCCCCGGCTCCGGATTGGCCACGGCCGCCCGTGCCTTCGCCGCGGCGTTGCAATGCATCAGCCCCGACCGTGCCCTCGGCGGGGCGCCGGGCTGTGGATTCTGTGACGGCTGCCACACCGCCCTCATCGGTACGCACACGGATGTCCAGGTCGTCCGTACCGACCTACTGTCGACCGGCCGCAAGGTGACCCGAGAGCTCGTCCGGCGCGCTCAGCTCTCCCCAGCGGTCGGCCGCTGGCAGGTGATCATCCTGGAGAACGCGGATCGACTCACCGAAGGCGCCGGCAATGTCCTGCTGAAGGCCGTCGAGGAGCCCGCTCCCCGTACGGTGTGGTTGCTGTGCGCGCCGTCACTGGAGGACGTGCTGCCCACGATCCGGTCCCGATGCCGTCATCTGATGCTGCGTACGCCCCCCGTCGACGCGGTCGCCGATGTGCTGATCCGTCGGGACGGCATCGAGCCCGAGGTCGCCGCCGCCGCCGCTCGCGCCACCCAGGGGCACATCGACCGGGCCCGACGGCTCGCCACCGATGAGCGGGCTCGTTCCCGTCGGGCCACCATCCTCAAACTGCCCCTGCGGGTCGATGACGTCGGAGCCGCGCTCAAGGCCGCACAGGAGTTGATCGACGCCGCCGCGGACGATGCCAAGCAGGTCGCGGAGGAGGTCGACACCAAGGAGGTCGATGAGCTGAAGGCAGCCCTCGGCGCGACACAGGGCGGCCGGATGCCGCGGGGGACTGCGGGCGCCATGAAGGAGTTGGAAGACCAGCAGAAGAGCCGTAGGACCCGCACCCAACGGGACACCCTGGATCTTGCACTCGGCGATCTCACCAGCTTCTACCGCGATGTGCTCGCCCTCCAACTGGGCTCGGAGGTAGCCATCGCCAATGGGGACGTCCGGGACGGCTTGGAGCGGATCGCCCGTTCCTCCACACCGGAGAGCACCCTGCGGCGGATCGAGGCGGTGTTCGCCTGCCGGGACGCACTCCAGAAGAACGTGGCCGCTCTGCTGGCGGTCGAATCCATGGCGATGGCGTTGCGCGCGGGTTGACCACCGCGGAAGCGCGCGGCACCGGTTCGACACATCCCCAGTTCGACTCCGTGCTCCACCACGTCCCGATGGCTGTTCGTCGCACGAAGAGGTACCCACCTACCGGTTGAATTCACCCGTAAGAGCACGGATGGGCAACTTTTCCCGCAGTCGCCTACGCTCCGGGGATGGACCCAAGGCGCATGCTCCGCAGCTCAGTCCTCGCCGTGACCGCAGCCGGCCTGCTGTTGTCGGGCTGCACCGGAACGGATCCTTCCAACAGTTCCTCGGTATCCACTCCCGAGGGTGGCGGTTCGGGCTCGGGCACGAGCGCCGCCCCTGTCGCCGAGCTCAAGCCGTACTACGCGCAGAAGTTGGCCTGGCGGGAGTGCGGGGTCCCCGGATTCGAGTGCAGCACCCTGAAGGCGCCCCTCGACTACGAGAAGCCGCAAGGGGAGTCCATCAAACTCGCGGTGGCCCGTAAGAAGGCCACCGGACCCGGTGCCCGGATCGGTTCGCTGCTGGTCAACCCCGGTGGCCCCGGCGGGTCCGCCATCGGATACCTCCAGGCGTACGCGGGCATCGGCTATCCCGCCCAGGTCCGTGCCCGCTACGACATGGTGGCCATCGACCCGCGGGGGGTCGCCCGCAGCGAGCCCGTCGAATGCCTGACGGGCAAGGAGATGGACGCCTACACCCAGGTGGACCAGACGCCCGACGACCCGGCCGAGACCAATAGGCTCACCACCTCCTTCAAGGCATTCGCCACCGGATGCGAGAAGCGCTCCGGCACGGTCCTGCCCCATGTCTCCACCGAGGATTCCGCGCGGGACATGGATGTGCTGCGCGCCGTACTCGGTGACCGGAAACTCGCGTACGTCGGAGCGTCGTACGGAACCTTCCTGGGGGCGACGTACGCGGAACTCTTCCCCGACCGGGCCGGACGCCTCGTCCTCGATGGCGCGCTCGACCCTTCGCTGCCCGCCCGTCAGGTGAACCGTGATCAGACCGCAGGGTTCGAGACCGCCTTCCGCTCCTTCGCGACCGACTGTGTGACACGGACCGACTGCCCGCTGGGCACCACGTCGGTCGCGGACGCCTCCGCCCGCCTCAAGGAGTTCTTCGCCGAACTGGATGCGCGCCCGGTGCCCACCGGTGAGAGCCGTGAACTCGGCGAGTCGCTGGCCACGACCGGTGTGCTCACGGCGATGTACGACGAGAACGCCTGGCCACAGCTGCGGGAGGGACTGGCGAGCGCGATGGAGGGCGACGGCGCCGGTCTGTTGGCGCTGGCCGACAGCTACTACGAGCGCGAGAGCGATGGCTCGTACACCAATCTGATGTACGCCAACGCCGCCGTGAACTGTCTGGACCTGCCCCCCGCCTTCAGCCGTCCGCAGGACGTGGAGGAAGCGCTCCCCGACTTCGAGAAGGCATCGCCGGTGTTCGGGCGAGGGTTCGCCTGGGCGGCGCTGAACTGCGCGTACTGGCCCACCCCCGCCACCGGCACACCGCACCCCATCGAGGCCAAGGGAGCGGACCCGATCCTGGTGGTCGGCACGACGAAGGACCCGGCGACCCCCTACAAGTGGGCTCAGGCACTCGCCGACCAGCTGGCATCGGGTCGGCTGCTGACCTATGACGGGGACGGGCACACGGCGTACGGGCGGGGCAGCGAATGCATCGACTCGGCCATCAACGCCTACCTCCTGAAGGGCACGGTCCCGCAGGACGGCAAGCGCTGCCGCTGATCCACCGTGTCGCCTTCGGTCGACCCCTGAGCGGCGGGCGGGGTCAGTGCCCGGACGTGGCGGTGAATCCTCGCGGCACCAACCACGCCACCAGTACGGTGACCACGGCGACGATCCCGGCCGAGACGAAAGCCGTCGTGGTCAACGCGTCGTCGAAGGCGATGCGTGCGATCTCCAGGATCTGCCCGCCCCCGCCTTGAGCCAGCTCGAACGCACCACCGATCGACTCCCGGGCCTGCGCCGGCTGCCCGATCATGTGGTCTGCATAGACCGCCCCGTGAATCGACCCGAGCAGGGCCACGCCCAGTCCGACGCCGAGTTCATAGCTGGTCTCGGAAACCGCCCCTGCCTGTCCGGCCCGGGCCGCGGGAACGGCCGATACGAGAACGGACGACGCCGTGGTGATCGCGAGTCCATCCCCGAGGCCCAGCAGCACCAGGACGACGGCGACGTATCCGTAGCTGGTCGGCTCCGGTGAGAGCGCCAGGACCAGGAATCCGGCGACGACACCCCCGAGCCCCAGCGTCATGAGGGCGCGGACCCCCAACCGGTCCATCAACACGGGAGCCAGCAGCGATCCGCTGAGCACGGCGAGTGCTGCGGGCAGCGTGCGCAACCCGGCTTGGGAAGGCGAGTAGCCGTGGACGTACTGGAGCCAGAGCGACATGAGGAAGAGGGCCGCCCCGATCGCGAGCATCGCCATCAGGATGACCAGGGCCGCAGCGGTGAAGGCCCGGTTCCGGAAGAGCCGTACATCCAGCAGCGGATCGGGCAGTCCCAACTGTCGACGGGCGAACACCACCAGGACGAGCACTCCGACAGCCAGTACGACGATGTCCACGACACCCGGACTGCCCTTGGCGATGTGTTTGATGCCCCAGGCCAGCCCCACCACCCCGACGACCGAGAGGAGTGCGCTCGGCACATCCAGCGGGGCATGCCCCGCGTCCTTGAACTCCGGAAGCAGCCAGACGCCGGCGACGAAGGTGGCGATGACGACCGGAACGTTGAGCCAGAAGGCCGCGGCCCATCCGTACTCCTCCACGAGCACTCCGCCGATCAGCGGCCCCAGGGCCGCGCCGGCTCCTGCGACGGCGGCCCAGATGCCGATGGCCCGGGCGCGCTCGCGGGCGTTGGTGAAGATGTTCCGGATGAGGGAGAGCGTGGAC
Coding sequences within:
- a CDS encoding alpha/beta hydrolase, translated to MDPRRMLRSSVLAVTAAGLLLSGCTGTDPSNSSSVSTPEGGGSGSGTSAAPVAELKPYYAQKLAWRECGVPGFECSTLKAPLDYEKPQGESIKLAVARKKATGPGARIGSLLVNPGGPGGSAIGYLQAYAGIGYPAQVRARYDMVAIDPRGVARSEPVECLTGKEMDAYTQVDQTPDDPAETNRLTTSFKAFATGCEKRSGTVLPHVSTEDSARDMDVLRAVLGDRKLAYVGASYGTFLGATYAELFPDRAGRLVLDGALDPSLPARQVNRDQTAGFETAFRSFATDCVTRTDCPLGTTSVADASARLKEFFAELDARPVPTGESRELGESLATTGVLTAMYDENAWPQLREGLASAMEGDGAGLLALADSYYERESDGSYTNLMYANAAVNCLDLPPAFSRPQDVEEALPDFEKASPVFGRGFAWAALNCAYWPTPATGTPHPIEAKGADPILVVGTTKDPATPYKWAQALADQLASGRLLTYDGDGHTAYGRGSECIDSAINAYLLKGTVPQDGKRCR
- a CDS encoding DNA polymerase III subunit delta' gives rise to the protein MAVWDDLVGQERVHKQLSAAARDADALVTAEASGETLADTSTMTHAWLFTGPPGSGLATAARAFAAALQCISPDRALGGAPGCGFCDGCHTALIGTHTDVQVVRTDLLSTGRKVTRELVRRAQLSPAVGRWQVIILENADRLTEGAGNVLLKAVEEPAPRTVWLLCAPSLEDVLPTIRSRCRHLMLRTPPVDAVADVLIRRDGIEPEVAAAAARATQGHIDRARRLATDERARSRRATILKLPLRVDDVGAALKAAQELIDAAADDAKQVAEEVDTKEVDELKAALGATQGGRMPRGTAGAMKELEDQQKSRRTRTQRDTLDLALGDLTSFYRDVLALQLGSEVAIANGDVRDGLERIARSSTPESTLRRIEAVFACRDALQKNVAALLAVESMAMALRAG
- the tmk gene encoding dTMP kinase, producing MTRAEQPAKQQTVEGTVSETASDSDALAADSRERALRSLLRVPSLRRLWNAQAVGAVGDALAVLVLLLLTLQAAVAEGTLGDGYRGAAFSVAAVLGARILATFLFGAVLLGPLTSLTSPKGPLDRRWTMIASDGVRLALLIVAPLWLDWTPANAVLMLLVTVFVLGVAERFWTVARDGAAPALLPAPPLEGAAVRPLPDHLDALRRLWLRTGFVAIPIAAVVLLVATLVGKALGTGVDWFSLHQAALGSYVAAGLFAASVSVLAFVTLPSSPTPRPRSPLEGLRRPSAVGGDGVEKGRTGAVPLFVIGCAAVAGAVAAAVAVSVLHAVDLGGGPLTFALLVLALTGGTTLGIRGGESVLPTLSRRRLLALALAVTGIALLSMGLVPDTATVVFAAVIGGFAAGVAAKTGHALIAQECEDPRQARMNDHLQAVVRVSIAFGALAAALFAAAIGPQRLAGGDLAFVRGGAAFSLMLMGALLLPVAAVLLAKTDDRSGVPLRRDLTEALRGGADPAQAIAPTGFFIALEGGDGAGKSTQVEALARWIRAKGHEVVVTREPGATPVGKRLRSILLDVSSAGLSNRAEALLYAADRAEHVDSVVRPALERGAIVISDRYIDSSVAYQGAGRDLSPTEIARISRWATDGLVPNLTVLLDVSPATARERFTEAPDRLESEPAEFHGRVRSGFLTLAAGDPGRYLVVDAGQDPEAVTTVVRHRLDQLLPLSEAEVRAQEEARRKAEEELRRKAEEEAARKAEEERLERVREEQLAKLRAEEEARRKAEEEAARQREEERKAEEARQRAEEERRAAEEERRRREAEERAKHEEQERLRRLAEEQARLRAEAEERRLEKQRRAEEALLRAEEARLLAEAAAAAKAAKEAAEAQAAEEAAAKVRAAEEAAAAKARAAERAAAKARAEEAAVAAEAARESAAREAEQTERAKRSERSERSGHAQDGSAGTARGATAKSGVTSGHEVTVPTPIVDPTDPTDPTDPSAQEITVPTPVVGPNDVTQEVPKISGSAPADRELDETAVLPPVRDERLDETAVLPPVRDERLDETAVLPPVRDEEPTDRVPPGIFRDEQPKRRPAGSARSTGSGGRGTGRKPRSDSGPTSRPRSAEEPRLSSAGSGLVGPNDRTRELPQIDPDTGRPRRRSDWAEETPLDDLPTLADELFGSQGDDDERGNGPGRRRGR
- a CDS encoding MFS transporter — translated: MKRGTMGRATQQAAADAPWQPGRERWAMLAVLCASLLLVALDATILNVALPSLIDDLQPSAIEQLWIIDIYGLVLGGLLVTTGAVSDRYGRKRLFLGGIVIFGLASIVAATANSTWQLIGGRVLLGVGGAMVMPSTLSLIRNIFTNARERARAIGIWAAVAGAGAALGPLIGGVLVEEYGWAAAFWLNVPVVIATFVAGVWLLPEFKDAGHAPLDVPSALLSVVGVVGLAWGIKHIAKGSPGVVDIVVLAVGVLVLVVFARRQLGLPDPLLDVRLFRNRAFTAAALVILMAMLAIGAALFLMSLWLQYVHGYSPSQAGLRTLPAALAVLSGSLLAPVLMDRLGVRALMTLGLGGVVAGFLVLALSPEPTSYGYVAVVLVLLGLGDGLAITTASSVLVSAVPAARAGQAGAVSETSYELGVGLGVALLGSIHGAVYADHMIGQPAQARESIGGAFELAQGGGGQILEIARIAFDDALTTTAFVSAGIVAVVTVLVAWLVPRGFTATSGH